Sequence from the Candidatus Nanopelagicales bacterium genome:
GGCGACTATCTGGCGAACCCTGCGCTTGTGAGCTGACGCGACGCGCCGGGTCTGCTGGCGGGCGTACCTTTCACGAGCCAACTGCCGTTGTCTGCGCTTCGTGCTGGCCATGACACCCCTCGACTTCGCGGATGACACGAGTGTAGAGGTGAGCGGTTGCGGGTGTGGAGCGTGCGGCCGGATACCCTGCTGTGACGTATTCGAGGAGGGCCGCGCCGTGCTCGTGACCGGATTTCCAGCCGGGCCGTGGGGGGCGAACTGTTTCGTCCTGGCCAACGGCGAGGATTCCGAATGCATCCTGATCGACCCCGGGATGGACTGCGAGGCCGGTATCGGGGAGATCCTCGGCAAACACCACCTGCGCCCATCAGCCGTACTCCTGACTCACGGCCACCTCGACCACACGTGGTCAGTGGCTCCTGTGGCGGACGGTTACGGTATCCCGGCCTACATCCATCCAAGCGACCGGGAACAACTCACCAACCCGTTAGCCGGCATCTCACCCGAAACGCAGATGATGATGTCGAACCTGAGCCCCGACTCGCTTCCACACGTGGAGCCTGACGATGTTCGTGAACTTTCCGACGGGCTGGAGCTGGATCTGGCGGGGATCAAACTGACCGTCGACGAAGTTCCAGGACACACACCCGGCTCAGTGGTGTTCCGGTACTTCGGCGATGGCACGATCCCGCCGCTGATGTTCTCCGGCGACTTCCTGTTCGCCGGATCGATCGGCCGCACTGACCTGCCCGGTGGCGATCACCAGGCCATGTTGCGATCGCTGGCCAGCGTTGTGCTGTCGCAGAGGGACGAGATGGTTGTGCTTCCAGGTCACGGGCCACAGACGACCATTGGCCAGGAGCGCGCCACGAATCCGTTCCTGGCGGGTATGACCGCTGAACCCGCTGGGCCGACGCTGTGAGCGAGAAGTTCGCCGCCCCCAGGGGCGTGCCCGACTACTATCCGCCCGGATCCGCCGAATTCAGGTACGTGCGGGGATGCTTGGCACGGCCTGCCGAGCTGGCCGGGTACGAGTACATGGAAATGCCCGTGTTCGAGGACAAGGGACTGTTCACCCGCGGCGTGGGCGAATCCACGGACGTAGTCAGCAAGGAGATGTACACGTTCCAGGACCGTGGAGGGCGGTCGATGGCGTTACGGCCTGAGGGCACAGCCAGTGTCACGCGGGCAGTGATTGAGCACAGCTTGTTCCGCGGCCCCTTGCCCGTGAAGCTGTGGTACGCGGGCCCGTTCTTCCGCGCCGAGCGACCGCAGCAGGGTCGCTACCGCCAGCTCCAGCAGGTCGGAATCGAAGCGATAGGCCTGGACGACCCAGCGGTTGACGCCGAAGTGATTGCCCTGGCGGACCATGGGTTCCGCCTCTTGGGCTTGCGGCGCTACCGGCTGCTGATGACGTCCCTGGGCTGCGGGGAGTGCCGACCCGCCTACAGGGTGCGCCTCGCGGCCTTCCTGGAGGGGTTGGACCTGGACGACGAAACCCGGCAGCGGGCCAGAGTGAACCCGCTGCGAGTGCTCGACGACAAGCGCCAAGCGGTCAAGGCTCAGCTTGGCGGCGTGCCCGTGATGGTCGATCACCTTTGCGGTGAGTGCGCGGCGCACTACGACGAGGTCCGGGCGCTGCTTCGGCTCATGGGTGTCCAGTGGCAGGAAGCGCCAATGATGGCGCGTGGGCTGGACTACTACACGCGAACGACGTTTGAGTTTGAGCACGCGGACCTGGGTGCCCAGTCCGGGATTTGTGGCGGAGGACGCTACGACGGACTGATGGCCTCGCTCGGCGGTCCGGAGCTGTCCGGGGTCGGGTATGGGGTGGGAACCGATCGGACCTTGCTCGCTTGCCGCGAGGAGGGCGTTTCCCTGGGGGAGTCGGCGAGGGTCGACGTGTTCTGCGTCCCGATGGGCGAGCAGGCGCGCCGCGCACTCGTGGAACTGACGGCGAGACTGCGCGAGGGCGGGATCAGGACCGACTTCGCCTACGGCAGGCGCGGCCTGAAGGGGGCCATGAAGTCGGCGGTTCGCGGCGGAGCCCGGTTCGCGGTGATAATGGGCGACGCCGAGGTCGCGGGCCGCACCGCGCAAGTCAAGGAGCTGGCGACCGCGGAGCAGACGCAAGTCCCGCTGGCCGGGGTTGTTGAGTATCTGACCGACAGGTTAGCCGCACTGGTCGAACCGGCGGCCGTCATGGACAAGGAGCGGGCCCAGTGATGAGGACCCACGGATCAGGCACCCTGAGTCAGGCCCATCTGGGTCAGGAAGTCACTCTCGCGGGCTGGGTCGCGCGTCGGCGCGATCACGGCGGCTTGGCGTTCCTGGATCTAAGGGATGCGTCCGGAGTGGTTCAGGTCGTCGTGCATGACACTCGGATCGCGCACCGGCTGCGAAATGAGTTCTGCCTGCGCGTGCGGGGCCCGGTTTCGCTGCGCCCCGAAGGCAAGGAAAACCCGGATCTGCCCACCGGAACCATTGAGGTAGTTGCGACAACCGTCGACATACTCAGCGAGGCCGAGCCCTTGCCCTTCCCGATCGACGAGCATGTCGAGGTGGGGGAGGAGGCCAGACTCCGCTGGCGGTATCTGGACCTGCGTCGGCCGGGCCCGGCTGGCGCGTTGAAGCTGCGAAGTGAGGCCAATCGCATCGCCCGCGGCGTTCTGCACTCTCAGGGTTTCGTTGAGGTTGAGACTCCGACCCTGACTCGGTCGACGCCGGAGGGGGCCCGCGACTTCCTCGTTCCGGCCAGGCTCCAGGCCGGACATTGGTACGCGCTGCCGCAGTCGCCGCAACTGTTCAAGCAGCTGCTCATGGTCGCCGGCTTCGAGCGTTACTACCAGATAGCGCGTTGCTACCGCGATGAGGACTTCCGCGCGGACCGCCAGCCTGAGTTCACTCAGCTGGACATTGAGATGTCGTTCGTTGACTCCGAGGACGTGATCGCGGTCGGGGAGTCCGTCGCGAGGGCACTGTGGGCTCAGATCACTGGATTCGAGATCCCGCCGATCCCGCGCATGCCATACGCCGAGGCCATGTCACGCTTCGGCACCGACAAACCAGACTTGAGGTTCGGCCTGGAGCTGGTCGACATGACCGACTACTTCGCCGGCACTGGGTTCAGGGTCTTCCAAAACGAGTACGTCGGAGCCATCGTGATGCCTGGCGGCGCGAGTCAGCCCCGCCGACAGTTCGACGCCTGGCAGGAGTGGGCCAAGCAACACGGTGCCCGTGGTCTGGCTTACGTGACCGTCGCGGAGGACGGGTCCTTGGGCGGTCCTGTGGCCAAGAACCTCTCCGAATCCGAGCGAGCCGGACTCGCCGAGGCGACGGGGGCACTGCCCAATGATTGCGTGTTCTTCGCGGCCGGACGCGCCGCGGAGGCCAGGCAGCTGCTCGGTGCCGCGCGAGACGAGCTAGGTCGGCGACTCGGGCTCATCGATGCGGACGCGTGGGCGTTCGTGTGGGTCATTGACGCGCCGATGTTCGAGCAGGTCTCAGACGGGCAAGGGGGCATGGTCTGGACATCCGTGCATCATCCCTTCACATCGCCCGCCGATGAGTGGGTCGACAGGCTTGAGGAAGCCACCGGAGACGCGCTGGCTTTGGCGTATGACCTGGTGTGCAACGGCAACGAGATCGGGGGAGGCTCGATCCGTATCCATCGCAGGGACCTGCAGCAGCGAGTGTTCGCCCTGCTCGGCATCGATGAGCATGACGCTCACGAGAAGTTCGGCTTCCTGTTGGAGGCTTTCAAGTACGGAGCGCCGCCGCATGGAGGCATCGCCTTCGGGTGGGACCGGATCGTGATGCTGCTGGCCGGAGCCACGAACTTGCGTGACGTCATCGCGTTCCCGAAGACCGGAGCCGGAGCCGATCCCTTGACTGGTGCCCCGAGTCCGATCACAGCCGAGCAGCGCGCCGAGACCGGCATTGACGCTGTCCCCGACGACGCCCCCGACGCGGCGACCGCTAATCGCCCCGGGCGTGCGGTTCTACCCGATCGGAAACGCAACTGAGCCCCGACCTGTTCTCGAACGGATCCGCTGGACGCGGAGCGCCGCTCGCGGCCCGGGTCCGGCCGGATCATCTGGGGGACGTTGTCGGGCAACCGCACCTCACGTCGAGCTCATCGGCGCTCGCCCGGCTGATGACGGACTCCGGCCCAAGCGCGTCCGTCATCATGTGGGGCCCTCCGGGAACAGGGAAGACCACGATCGCCCGACTGATGGCGACGAGTATGTCCGCGGAGTTCGTGGAACTGTCAGCCGTGTCGGCGACCGTGAAGGACGTTCGCGGCGTGATCGAAGCCGCGCGAGGTTCGATGGACCTGTACGGCCGGAAAACCGTGCTGTTCATCGATGAGGTCCACAGGTTCAGCCGCACACAGCAGGACGCGCTCCTGCCAGCGGTGGAGAACGGTTGGGTGATTCTGGTTGGCGCGACTACCGAGAACCCGTCCTTCTCGGTGATCCCCGCGCTGTTGAGCCGCAGCTTGGTCCTTCCGCTGAATCCGCTGGGCCCCGATGATGTGCGCGTCGTGCTCGACCGGGCGCTGGCGCATCCCAGGGGTCTGCCGAGCACGTCGCTGGATGGCGGCGCGACCGATCTTGTGGTCAGACTGTCCGGTGGCGACGCCCGAAGAGCGCTGATGCTGCTTGAGGCGGCGTCCGCCGTAGCCGACAGCGGCGATCCGGCGGTGAGAGTGGAAGTCGCGCACGTCGAAGCCGCTGCCATACACACCGCTCCCAGGTACGACCGGGCTGGGGACCGCCACTACGACGTGACCAG
This genomic interval carries:
- a CDS encoding MBL fold metallo-hydrolase, coding for MTGFPAGPWGANCFVLANGEDSECILIDPGMDCEAGIGEILGKHHLRPSAVLLTHGHLDHTWSVAPVADGYGIPAYIHPSDREQLTNPLAGISPETQMMMSNLSPDSLPHVEPDDVRELSDGLELDLAGIKLTVDEVPGHTPGSVVFRYFGDGTIPPLMFSGDFLFAGSIGRTDLPGGDHQAMLRSLASVVLSQRDEMVVLPGHGPQTTIGQERATNPFLAGMTAEPAGPTL
- the hisS gene encoding histidine--tRNA ligase; the encoded protein is MSEKFAAPRGVPDYYPPGSAEFRYVRGCLARPAELAGYEYMEMPVFEDKGLFTRGVGESTDVVSKEMYTFQDRGGRSMALRPEGTASVTRAVIEHSLFRGPLPVKLWYAGPFFRAERPQQGRYRQLQQVGIEAIGLDDPAVDAEVIALADHGFRLLGLRRYRLLMTSLGCGECRPAYRVRLAAFLEGLDLDDETRQRARVNPLRVLDDKRQAVKAQLGGVPVMVDHLCGECAAHYDEVRALLRLMGVQWQEAPMMARGLDYYTRTTFEFEHADLGAQSGICGGGRYDGLMASLGGPELSGVGYGVGTDRTLLACREEGVSLGESARVDVFCVPMGEQARRALVELTARLREGGIRTDFAYGRRGLKGAMKSAVRGGARFAVIMGDAEVAGRTAQVKELATAEQTQVPLAGVVEYLTDRLAALVEPAAVMDKERAQ
- the aspS gene encoding aspartate--tRNA ligase, whose product is MRTHGSGTLSQAHLGQEVTLAGWVARRRDHGGLAFLDLRDASGVVQVVVHDTRIAHRLRNEFCLRVRGPVSLRPEGKENPDLPTGTIEVVATTVDILSEAEPLPFPIDEHVEVGEEARLRWRYLDLRRPGPAGALKLRSEANRIARGVLHSQGFVEVETPTLTRSTPEGARDFLVPARLQAGHWYALPQSPQLFKQLLMVAGFERYYQIARCYRDEDFRADRQPEFTQLDIEMSFVDSEDVIAVGESVARALWAQITGFEIPPIPRMPYAEAMSRFGTDKPDLRFGLELVDMTDYFAGTGFRVFQNEYVGAIVMPGGASQPRRQFDAWQEWAKQHGARGLAYVTVAEDGSLGGPVAKNLSESERAGLAEATGALPNDCVFFAAGRAAEARQLLGAARDELGRRLGLIDADAWAFVWVIDAPMFEQVSDGQGGMVWTSVHHPFTSPADEWVDRLEEATGDALALAYDLVCNGNEIGGGSIRIHRRDLQQRVFALLGIDEHDAHEKFGFLLEAFKYGAPPHGGIAFGWDRIVMLLAGATNLRDVIAFPKTGAGADPLTGAPSPITAEQRAETGIDAVPDDAPDAATANRPGRAVLPDRKRN
- a CDS encoding replication-associated recombination protein A is translated as MFSNGSAGRGAPLAARVRPDHLGDVVGQPHLTSSSSALARLMTDSGPSASVIMWGPPGTGKTTIARLMATSMSAEFVELSAVSATVKDVRGVIEAARGSMDLYGRKTVLFIDEVHRFSRTQQDALLPAVENGWVILVGATTENPSFSVIPALLSRSLVLPLNPLGPDDVRVVLDRALAHPRGLPSTSLDGGATDLVVRLSGGDARRALMLLEAASAVADSGDPAVRVEVAHVEAAAIHTAPRYDRAGDRHYDVTSALIKSVRGSDVDAALHYLAIMIEAGEDPRFIARRLMILASEDVGMADSAAITLATTAHTAVSTVGLPEARLTLAHVVIYLSLAPKSNSVLRAINSAQEDVRAGRTGPVPEHLRDAHTASARSIGAGEGYAYPHDEAAGVAAQRYGPDEMGSARYYVPGAHGAEARIAEQAERIRQLLGR